A stretch of Amycolatopsis balhimycina FH 1894 DNA encodes these proteins:
- a CDS encoding AfsR/SARP family transcriptional regulator, translating to MVLDFRVLGPAEVTADGRPVPLGGSRPLIVLAGLLLRANRVVPVDELGRWLWNDDHRRSKGALQTYVLRLRRALGDQVAIRTESGGYRIELDDDLLDLTRFRALAIRGKAAVDRGESRQAAAYFAEALAQWRGPALLNVESDALHRDEAGQLAEERLRVREQWADALLEVGEYGTVVPELARLTRENPLRERLHEQLMIALYRSGRQAEALDVHRRISRVLAEELGLDPGPSLQRTRQAILTGADDAAAAPLARYRLGTEPQVPHQLPADLRIFSGRECDLKALHALLPEALDADTSTPIASVEGMGGIGKTTLAVHFAHEIADRFPGGQVYLNLRGYGPGEPVEPSAALEAVLTALGVPCEQIPGDLDGRAASWRTHTAGRRLLIVLDNANRTEQVSPLLPGPGCLVVITSRWQLRALVATHGARRIALEELGDEDAVALLAATIGFDRVARDPAAAERFVRYCGGLPLAIRILAVRAAQFPDLPLEEFADAPDLLDSFDLADGEGTNIRSVFSYSYRALQPSTARLLRLLGLPTGVDFTAPAAAAVAGLDLAATRPMLETLTAAHLLAQPRPGRYQFHDLIRAYAGEAASQAEPASEREAALDRLLGWYLASALNASKRMRPERYYRLLELNDLGGGLSFSAHHDALAWFGEEAGNLIAAVHLARRLRRDDVCWKLAWLLQSYFVTRSRLDDWRSVFAVALEAARASGHRPGEAGILSGLGVVNAVARQYAECRRYLEQVLAIQRELGAREGEARAQYNLAMAAHNLDDYAGAYDHGMRALEIVRELGLGPFEASVLRALGDICSSMGDHEQALRLADAALAILGPDGQPVDARFPQPTRGLALIGLGRLDEGITCISESVEMFLAMGEQYEAAEVLSQLGTIHLRRGAPALARECWLRSVHLLTELSHPDADDVRAKLAALVGSCPQAGRDVDRPPS from the coding sequence GTGGTCCTCGATTTCCGCGTGCTGGGTCCGGCCGAGGTCACGGCCGACGGCCGCCCGGTACCGCTCGGGGGCAGCCGGCCGCTGATCGTCCTGGCCGGGCTTCTGCTGCGCGCGAACCGGGTCGTGCCGGTCGACGAACTGGGCCGCTGGCTGTGGAACGACGACCACCGCCGCTCCAAGGGCGCGCTCCAGACGTACGTGCTGCGCCTGCGCCGGGCCCTCGGCGACCAGGTCGCGATCCGCACCGAGAGCGGCGGCTACCGGATCGAGCTCGACGACGACCTGCTCGACCTGACCCGGTTCCGCGCGCTCGCCATCCGTGGCAAGGCCGCGGTGGACCGCGGCGAGAGCCGCCAGGCGGCCGCGTACTTCGCCGAGGCGCTCGCGCAGTGGCGTGGGCCGGCGTTGCTGAACGTCGAGTCGGACGCGCTGCACCGCGACGAAGCCGGTCAGCTGGCCGAGGAACGGCTGCGCGTCCGCGAGCAGTGGGCGGACGCCCTGCTCGAAGTCGGCGAGTACGGCACGGTCGTCCCCGAGCTGGCCCGGCTGACCAGGGAGAACCCGCTGCGGGAGCGGTTGCACGAGCAGCTGATGATCGCGCTGTACCGCTCGGGCCGTCAGGCCGAAGCACTCGACGTCCACCGCCGGATCAGCCGCGTGCTGGCCGAGGAGCTGGGGCTCGACCCGGGGCCGTCGCTGCAGCGCACCCGCCAGGCGATCCTCACCGGCGCCGACGACGCTGCCGCCGCCCCGCTGGCGCGCTACCGGCTCGGCACCGAGCCGCAGGTGCCCCACCAGCTGCCCGCCGACCTGCGGATCTTCTCCGGGCGCGAGTGCGACCTCAAGGCCTTGCACGCGCTGCTGCCGGAGGCGCTCGACGCCGACACGTCGACGCCGATCGCGTCCGTCGAAGGCATGGGCGGCATCGGCAAGACGACCTTGGCCGTGCACTTCGCGCACGAGATCGCCGACCGGTTCCCCGGCGGGCAGGTCTACCTCAACCTGCGGGGCTACGGCCCCGGCGAGCCGGTCGAGCCGTCGGCGGCGCTGGAAGCCGTGCTGACCGCGCTCGGCGTGCCGTGCGAACAGATCCCCGGCGACCTCGACGGCCGCGCGGCGAGCTGGCGGACGCACACCGCGGGGCGGCGGCTGCTGATCGTGCTCGACAACGCCAACCGCACCGAGCAGGTCAGCCCGCTGCTGCCCGGGCCGGGCTGCCTGGTCGTGATCACCAGCCGCTGGCAGCTGCGGGCGCTGGTGGCGACGCACGGCGCGCGGCGGATCGCGCTGGAGGAGCTCGGCGACGAGGACGCCGTCGCGCTGCTCGCGGCCACGATCGGCTTCGACCGGGTGGCCCGCGACCCGGCGGCGGCCGAGCGGTTCGTGCGCTACTGCGGCGGGTTGCCATTGGCGATCCGGATCCTCGCCGTGCGCGCTGCGCAGTTCCCGGACCTGCCGCTCGAGGAGTTCGCCGACGCCCCCGACTTGCTGGATTCGTTCGACCTCGCCGACGGCGAAGGCACCAACATCCGGTCGGTGTTTTCGTACTCCTACCGGGCGCTGCAGCCGTCGACGGCCCGGCTGCTGCGGTTGCTCGGACTGCCCACCGGCGTCGACTTCACCGCCCCGGCGGCGGCCGCGGTCGCCGGCCTGGACCTCGCGGCGACGCGGCCGATGCTGGAAACCCTGACGGCCGCGCACCTGCTCGCCCAGCCGCGGCCGGGCCGCTACCAGTTCCACGACCTCATCCGCGCCTACGCCGGCGAAGCTGCTTCGCAGGCCGAGCCGGCTTCGGAGCGCGAAGCCGCTCTGGATCGGCTGCTGGGCTGGTACCTGGCGTCGGCGCTGAACGCGTCAAAGCGGATGCGGCCGGAGCGCTACTACCGGCTGCTGGAGCTCAACGACCTCGGCGGCGGCCTGTCGTTCTCGGCGCACCACGACGCGCTGGCCTGGTTCGGCGAGGAGGCCGGCAACCTGATCGCGGCGGTGCACCTGGCGCGGCGGCTGCGTCGTGACGACGTCTGCTGGAAGCTGGCCTGGCTGCTGCAGAGCTACTTCGTGACGCGCTCGCGGCTCGACGACTGGCGGTCGGTGTTCGCCGTGGCGCTCGAAGCGGCGCGGGCGAGCGGCCATCGGCCGGGCGAGGCGGGGATCTTGAGCGGGCTGGGCGTCGTCAACGCCGTCGCCCGGCAGTACGCGGAGTGCCGGCGATACCTGGAGCAGGTGCTCGCGATCCAGCGCGAGCTCGGCGCGCGCGAGGGCGAGGCGCGGGCGCAGTACAACCTGGCGATGGCGGCCCACAACCTCGACGACTACGCCGGTGCGTACGACCACGGCATGCGGGCGCTGGAGATCGTCCGCGAGCTGGGGCTGGGCCCGTTCGAGGCGAGCGTGCTGCGGGCCCTTGGGGACATCTGCAGCTCGATGGGCGACCACGAGCAGGCGCTCCGGCTGGCCGACGCGGCGCTGGCGATCCTCGGCCCGGACGGCCAGCCGGTGGACGCGCGGTTCCCCCAGCCCACGCGCGGCCTGGCCCTGATCGGCCTCGGCCGGCTCGACGAGGGAATCACGTGCATAAGCGAGTCGGTGGAGATGTTCCTCGCCATGGGCGAGCAGTACGAAGCGGCGGAGGTGCTGTCCCAGCTGGGCACGATCCACCTCCGCCGGGGAGCCCCGGCGCTGGCCAGGGAGTGCTGGCTCCGATCGGTGCACCTGCTGACAGAGCTGAGCCACCCGGACGCGGACGACGTACGAGCGAAGCTGGCGGCCCTGGTCGGAAGTTGTCCACAGGCGGGCCGTGATGTGGACAGACCGCCGTCGTAG
- a CDS encoding TIGR00266 family protein, with protein MQVGIRQQPSFAVARLMLAPGEPCQVESGAMMATSYGVQVQSQAQGGIMKGLGRAFLSGESFFISTFTAPPNGGWVDVAANLPGDIQVITLDGRAGWAVTRGCWLASSHGVQTETKWGGMKNLMGGEGGFLTHATGQGQLLVSCYGAVETITLQQGEMVTIDTGHVVAYADTVQYQIRKVAQGIIQSMKSGEGLVFDFVGPGQIMTQTRNPSALVNWIVSHVPSR; from the coding sequence ATGCAGGTCGGAATCCGTCAACAGCCTTCGTTCGCCGTCGCCCGGCTGATGCTGGCGCCCGGCGAGCCGTGCCAGGTCGAGTCGGGCGCGATGATGGCGACCAGCTACGGCGTGCAGGTCCAGTCGCAGGCGCAGGGCGGGATCATGAAGGGCCTCGGCCGCGCGTTCCTCTCCGGCGAGTCCTTCTTCATCTCCACCTTCACCGCGCCGCCGAACGGCGGCTGGGTCGACGTCGCCGCCAACCTGCCCGGCGACATCCAGGTGATCACCCTCGACGGCCGCGCCGGCTGGGCCGTCACCCGCGGCTGCTGGCTCGCGTCGTCGCACGGCGTGCAGACCGAGACCAAGTGGGGCGGCATGAAGAACCTGATGGGCGGCGAGGGCGGCTTCTTGACGCACGCCACCGGCCAGGGCCAGCTGCTCGTCTCCTGCTACGGCGCGGTCGAGACGATCACGCTGCAGCAGGGCGAGATGGTGACGATCGACACCGGGCACGTCGTCGCGTACGCCGACACCGTGCAATACCAGATCCGCAAGGTCGCGCAGGGCATCATCCAGTCGATGAAGAGCGGCGAAGGCCTCGTGTTCGACTTCGTCGGCCCCGGCCAGATCATGACGCAGACGCGCAACCCGTCCGCGTTGGTGAACTGGATCGTCTCCCACGTCCCCTCACGCTGA
- a CDS encoding PspC domain-containing protein, whose translation MTNSVYTPETKKLRRSRTDKMLTGVCGGWATYLGIDANVLRIGLVAAVFLSVGIAIPIYVAAAILTPEEDS comes from the coding sequence ATGACGAACAGCGTGTACACCCCGGAAACCAAGAAGCTCCGCCGCAGCCGGACCGACAAGATGCTCACCGGCGTCTGCGGTGGCTGGGCCACCTACCTCGGCATCGACGCCAATGTCCTGCGCATCGGGCTGGTCGCCGCCGTGTTCCTGTCGGTCGGGATCGCCATTCCGATCTACGTCGCCGCCGCCATCCTGACGCCCGAAGAGGACTCCTGA
- a CDS encoding DUF72 domain-containing protein has product MRAIAEIRIGTSGWRYPPWRGVFYPPGLAQRRELEYLSRRMNAVEINGSFYSLQRPERYRAWFDETPADFLFAVKGGRFITHMKQLRDVETALANFYASGVLALGAKLGPFLWQLPPTLAFDPDRLVNFFALLPRTTTDAAQLATKHDDKLKGTPYLEAGARRPLQHALEVRHPSFAEPAAKELLRDHGIALVVADTAGKWPFLEDQTADFAYVRLHGDEELYVSGYSDEALRRWAEKIRAWHAGGRRDVHVYFDNDVKVAAPRNAECLADLLGVTPPTRQ; this is encoded by the coding sequence GTGAGGGCGATCGCCGAGATCCGGATCGGCACTTCGGGGTGGCGCTACCCGCCCTGGCGCGGGGTGTTCTACCCGCCCGGGCTGGCGCAGCGACGGGAGCTCGAGTACCTGTCGCGGCGGATGAACGCGGTCGAGATCAACGGCTCGTTCTACTCACTGCAGCGCCCGGAGCGGTACCGCGCCTGGTTCGACGAGACCCCGGCGGACTTCCTCTTCGCGGTGAAGGGCGGCCGCTTCATCACGCACATGAAGCAGCTGCGCGACGTCGAGACGGCGCTGGCGAACTTCTACGCCTCCGGAGTCCTCGCGCTCGGTGCGAAGCTGGGGCCGTTCCTCTGGCAGCTGCCGCCGACCCTCGCATTCGACCCGGACCGGCTGGTGAACTTCTTCGCCCTCCTGCCGCGCACGACGACGGACGCCGCCCAGCTGGCGACGAAGCACGACGACAAGCTGAAGGGAACGCCCTACCTCGAAGCCGGGGCGCGGAGGCCGCTCCAGCACGCGCTGGAGGTCCGGCACCCGAGCTTCGCCGAGCCCGCGGCGAAGGAACTCCTGCGGGACCACGGGATCGCCCTGGTCGTCGCCGACACCGCGGGCAAGTGGCCGTTCCTCGAAGACCAGACGGCGGACTTCGCCTACGTCCGCCTGCACGGCGACGAGGAGCTGTACGTCAGCGGCTACTCGGACGAAGCCCTGCGCAGGTGGGCGGAGAAAATCCGGGCATGGCACGCCGGCGGCCGTCGTGACGTGCACGTCTACTTCGACAACGACGTCAAGGTGGCGGCGCCCCGCAACGCCGAATGCCTCGCCGACCTGCTGGGAGTAACCCCACCGACGCGACAGTGA
- a CDS encoding o-succinylbenzoate synthase, which produces MKVYAIPLRTRFRGITVREGVLVHGPAGWGEFCPFADYSDAESVPWLRAALEASEAGWPSPVRDRVEVNTTVPVVGPEKAYELVRASGCRTAKVKVADPRVSLADDCARVEAVRDALGPGGAIRVDANMAWDVDTAVRAITDLDKAAAGLEYAEQPCPSIEDLAAVRRRVGVRIAADESIRRAEDPLKVAVAGAADIAVLKVSPLGGVRRALEVAEACGLPCVVSSAVETSIGLAAGLALAGALPELEFACGLGTLSLLEGDVSTESLSPVDGYLPVLRTAPEPASGYPAPPGVAAAWEDRLSRVRALR; this is translated from the coding sequence ATGAAGGTCTACGCGATCCCCCTGCGCACCCGGTTCCGCGGTATCACCGTCCGTGAGGGCGTGCTGGTCCACGGCCCGGCGGGCTGGGGCGAGTTCTGCCCGTTCGCCGACTACTCCGACGCCGAGAGCGTGCCGTGGCTGCGTGCGGCGCTGGAAGCGAGCGAAGCGGGCTGGCCGTCGCCGGTCCGCGACCGGGTCGAGGTGAACACGACGGTCCCGGTGGTCGGGCCGGAGAAGGCGTACGAACTGGTCCGCGCGTCCGGCTGCCGCACGGCCAAGGTGAAGGTCGCCGACCCGCGCGTCTCCCTGGCGGACGACTGCGCGCGGGTGGAAGCCGTCCGCGACGCGCTGGGCCCGGGTGGCGCGATCCGCGTCGACGCCAACATGGCGTGGGACGTCGACACGGCGGTGCGGGCGATCACGGACCTCGACAAGGCGGCGGCCGGGCTCGAGTACGCGGAGCAGCCGTGCCCGTCGATCGAGGACCTGGCCGCGGTGCGGCGCCGGGTGGGCGTCCGGATCGCCGCCGACGAGTCGATCCGCCGGGCCGAGGACCCGCTGAAGGTGGCGGTCGCCGGAGCGGCGGACATCGCGGTCCTGAAGGTCTCCCCGCTCGGCGGCGTGCGGCGGGCGCTGGAGGTCGCCGAGGCGTGCGGGCTGCCGTGCGTGGTGTCTTCGGCGGTGGAGACGAGCATCGGCCTGGCGGCGGGACTGGCGCTGGCCGGCGCCCTCCCGGAACTGGAATTCGCTTGTGGACTGGGGACGCTTTCCCTGCTGGAAGGGGACGTCTCCACCGAGTCACTGTCCCCTGTGGACGGATACCTCCCGGTTCTCCGGACCGCCCCGGAACCCGCTTCAGGTTACCCGGCACCACCCGGGGTCGCGGCCGCTTGGGAAGACCGGCTGAGCCGGGTCCGCGCCCTGCGCTGA
- a CDS encoding cold-shock protein has protein sequence MAVGTVKWFNSEKGYGFIESTEGPDVFVHYSAIQSEGFRTLDEGDRVEFEVQSGRDGRSQAADVRKVS, from the coding sequence GTGGCTGTCGGCACCGTCAAATGGTTCAACTCGGAAAAGGGCTACGGGTTCATCGAATCGACGGAGGGTCCGGACGTGTTCGTCCACTATTCGGCCATCCAGTCCGAAGGATTCCGCACTCTGGACGAGGGTGACCGCGTCGAGTTCGAGGTGCAGTCCGGCCGCGATGGTCGTAGTCAGGCAGCCGACGTACGGAAGGTTTCGTAG
- a CDS encoding AIM24 family protein — translation MRVQTRHTPGFGVARVLLDPGEAVQAVPETLLASRFGVTETPAGRGGVRASKSTTAVYTAPSDGGWIDFAPLRPGDVYPLELRGGTGWSVHRDAVLVRPASVRHDTGWVPLHQLFGADTGFLEHYSGTGPLVLAAPGPVDAFELGQGELVTVRPDYLLAYPDTVQCRLRALDPGGPQSLRTGEGLAVDFAGPGTVLVHARNRRLSGS, via the coding sequence ATGCGCGTCCAGACCCGGCACACCCCCGGCTTCGGCGTCGCCCGCGTCCTGCTCGACCCGGGCGAGGCCGTGCAGGCCGTGCCCGAAACCCTGCTCGCCAGCCGGTTCGGCGTCACCGAGACGCCGGCGGGCCGCGGCGGTGTCCGCGCGAGCAAGAGCACGACGGCCGTTTACACCGCACCGTCCGACGGTGGCTGGATCGACTTCGCGCCGCTGCGCCCCGGCGACGTCTACCCCCTCGAGCTGCGCGGCGGCACGGGCTGGTCGGTGCACCGCGACGCCGTGCTGGTGCGGCCGGCGTCGGTCCGGCACGACACCGGCTGGGTGCCGTTGCACCAGCTCTTCGGCGCCGACACGGGGTTTTTGGAGCACTACAGCGGAACCGGGCCGCTCGTGCTGGCCGCGCCCGGCCCGGTGGACGCGTTCGAGCTGGGCCAAGGCGAGCTCGTCACGGTCCGGCCGGACTACCTGCTGGCCTACCCGGACACCGTGCAGTGCCGGTTGCGGGCCCTCGATCCGGGCGGTCCGCAGTCGCTTCGCACCGGTGAAGGGCTCGCGGTCGACTTCGCGGGTCCCGGGACGGTGCTCGTGCACGCGCGGAACAGGCGCCTTTCGGGTTCGTGA
- the groL gene encoding chaperonin GroEL (60 kDa chaperone family; promotes refolding of misfolded polypeptides especially under stressful conditions; forms two stacked rings of heptamers to form a barrel-shaped 14mer; ends can be capped by GroES; misfolded proteins enter the barrel where they are refolded when GroES binds) has product MAKLIAFDEDARRGLERGLNILAEAVKVTLGPRGRNVVLEKKWGAPTITNDGVSIAKEIELEDPWEKIGAELVKEVAKKTDDVAGDGTTTATVLAQALVKEGLRNVAAGADPISLKRGIEAAVEAITEQLHKMAVQIETKEQIAATASISAADRTIGELIAEALDKVGKEGVVTVEESNTFGLELELTEGMRFDKGYISGYFVTDPERQEAELEDPYILLFGSKISTVKDVLPLLEKVIQSGKPLLIIAEDVEGEALATLIVNKMRGTFKSVAVKAPGFGDRRKAILQDIAILTGGQVISEDVGLKLENADLSLLGKARKAVITKDETTIVEGAGDADQIQGRVNQIRAEIENSDSDYDREKLQERLAKLAGGVAVIKAGAATEVELKERKHRIEDAVRNAKAAVEEGIVAGGGVALIQAAEAAFAGLKLEGDEATGANIVKVAVEAPLKQIAINAGLEGGVVVEKVKGLPQGHGLNAATGVYEDLLAAGVPDPTKVTRSALQNAASIAALFLTTEAVVADKPEKASAAPADPSGGMGGMDF; this is encoded by the coding sequence ATGGCCAAACTGATCGCGTTCGACGAGGACGCCCGCCGCGGTCTTGAGCGTGGCTTGAACATCCTCGCCGAAGCCGTCAAGGTGACCCTCGGCCCGCGGGGCCGGAACGTCGTGCTCGAAAAGAAGTGGGGCGCGCCGACCATCACCAACGACGGCGTCTCCATCGCCAAGGAGATCGAGCTCGAAGACCCGTGGGAGAAGATCGGGGCCGAGCTCGTCAAGGAAGTTGCCAAGAAGACCGACGACGTCGCGGGTGACGGCACCACCACCGCCACCGTGCTCGCCCAGGCCCTGGTCAAGGAAGGCCTGCGCAACGTCGCGGCCGGAGCCGACCCCATCAGCCTGAAGCGTGGCATCGAGGCGGCTGTCGAGGCCATCACCGAGCAGCTGCACAAGATGGCCGTCCAGATCGAGACCAAGGAGCAGATCGCTGCTACCGCCTCGATCTCGGCCGCTGACCGCACCATCGGCGAGCTGATCGCCGAGGCGCTGGACAAGGTCGGCAAGGAAGGCGTCGTCACCGTCGAGGAGAGCAACACCTTCGGTCTCGAGCTCGAGCTCACCGAGGGCATGCGCTTCGACAAGGGCTACATCTCGGGTTACTTCGTCACCGACCCGGAGCGCCAGGAAGCCGAGCTCGAGGACCCGTACATCCTCCTCTTCGGCTCCAAGATCTCCACCGTCAAGGACGTGCTGCCGCTGCTGGAGAAGGTCATCCAGTCCGGCAAGCCGCTGCTGATCATCGCCGAGGACGTCGAGGGCGAGGCCCTGGCCACCCTGATCGTCAACAAGATGCGCGGCACCTTCAAGTCCGTCGCCGTCAAGGCCCCGGGCTTCGGTGACCGCCGCAAGGCGATCCTGCAGGACATCGCGATCCTGACCGGTGGCCAGGTCATCTCCGAGGACGTCGGCCTCAAGCTGGAGAACGCGGACCTGTCCCTGCTGGGCAAGGCCCGCAAGGCCGTCATCACCAAGGACGAGACGACCATCGTCGAGGGTGCGGGCGACGCCGACCAGATCCAGGGTCGCGTCAACCAGATCCGCGCCGAGATCGAGAACTCGGACTCGGACTACGACCGCGAGAAGCTGCAGGAGCGGCTCGCGAAGCTGGCCGGCGGCGTGGCCGTCATCAAGGCCGGCGCCGCGACCGAGGTCGAGCTCAAGGAGCGCAAGCACCGCATCGAGGACGCGGTGCGCAACGCGAAGGCCGCCGTGGAAGAGGGCATCGTCGCCGGTGGTGGCGTGGCCCTGATCCAGGCCGCCGAGGCCGCGTTCGCGGGCCTGAAGCTCGAGGGCGACGAGGCCACTGGCGCCAACATCGTCAAGGTGGCCGTCGAGGCCCCGCTCAAGCAGATCGCGATCAACGCCGGCCTCGAGGGCGGCGTCGTGGTGGAGAAGGTCAAGGGCCTGCCGCAGGGGCACGGCCTCAACGCCGCCACGGGTGTCTACGAGGACCTGCTCGCCGCCGGCGTGCCGGACCCGACGAAGGTCACCCGCTCCGCGCTGCAGAACGCCGCGTCCATCGCGGCGCTGTTCCTGACCACCGAGGCCGTCGTGGCGGACAAGCCGGAGAAGGCTTCGGCCGCTCCCGCCGACCCGTCCGGTGGCATGGGTGGCATGGACTTCTGA
- a CDS encoding serine/threonine-protein kinase, whose protein sequence is MTGDVSGDLTGRRLGNYRIDGVLGKGGMSVTYKATDVRLGRKVALKVIGDHLGTDAEFRERFVDEARNTSAIDHANVVPLYDFGELDGMLYIAMRMVDGGDLAGLISGGPIAPARALTMLDQVADALDTLHNRGLVHLDVKPANVLVTKKETSREHVYVADFGLTRRGATGHRTRGGDFLGSPTYAAPEHLRGEPLDGRTDQYALTCVLYACLTGSPPFKGDVPTVIKGHLNGDPPAISRVVALPPSIDEVIRKGMAKSPADRYPSCVEMVAAARRALGPLAMSDTPPGPPGSHSGGIPAPQRPGQVQQGPHQNSAPQGEGAPVHPYGGQQQPGYGQQGPGPQGPPPPGPPPGYGYPPQGPPPGMPQGMPPQGPPPGYGYQQQGMPGPPPGYGQDPMRLRPPMPAGGAGAFHQPKSGGGKKWIFLVLGLVVVAGLVVGAILFFGSGDSGGGGSQTTAPNIPVGPGDSQSNAPSSLKAPPTSITIKPSS, encoded by the coding sequence GTGACAGGCGATGTGTCGGGGGACCTCACCGGTCGCCGGCTGGGCAACTACCGGATCGACGGGGTGCTCGGCAAGGGCGGCATGAGTGTGACCTACAAGGCCACGGACGTGCGGCTCGGCCGCAAGGTGGCCCTCAAGGTCATCGGTGACCACCTCGGGACCGACGCCGAGTTCCGCGAGCGGTTCGTCGACGAGGCGCGCAACACGTCCGCGATCGACCACGCCAATGTCGTGCCGCTGTACGACTTCGGCGAGCTCGACGGCATGCTCTACATCGCCATGCGGATGGTCGACGGTGGCGACCTCGCCGGGTTGATCTCGGGGGGACCCATCGCGCCCGCGCGCGCCCTGACGATGCTCGACCAGGTCGCGGACGCCCTCGACACACTGCACAACCGTGGTCTGGTCCACCTCGACGTCAAGCCGGCGAACGTGCTCGTGACGAAGAAGGAGACTTCGCGCGAGCACGTGTACGTCGCGGACTTCGGGCTGACGCGGCGCGGCGCGACCGGGCACCGGACGCGCGGCGGCGACTTCCTCGGCTCGCCGACGTACGCGGCGCCGGAGCACCTGCGCGGGGAGCCGCTGGACGGGCGCACCGACCAGTACGCGCTCACGTGTGTCCTCTACGCGTGCCTCACCGGCAGCCCGCCGTTCAAGGGCGACGTGCCGACGGTGATCAAGGGCCACCTCAACGGCGACCCGCCCGCGATCTCCCGGGTCGTCGCCCTCCCGCCGTCGATCGACGAGGTCATCCGCAAGGGGATGGCGAAGAGCCCGGCCGACCGCTACCCGAGCTGCGTCGAGATGGTCGCGGCCGCGCGCCGCGCGCTGGGCCCCCTTGCGATGTCCGACACACCGCCCGGCCCACCCGGGTCCCATTCGGGCGGAATCCCCGCGCCGCAGCGTCCTGGTCAGGTACAACAGGGGCCGCACCAGAACAGCGCACCGCAGGGAGAGGGGGCCCCCGTGCACCCGTACGGAGGACAGCAGCAGCCCGGCTACGGCCAGCAGGGCCCCGGGCCGCAGGGCCCGCCGCCCCCAGGGCCCCCGCCGGGCTACGGCTATCCCCCGCAGGGCCCGCCGCCCGGGATGCCGCAGGGCATGCCGCCCCAGGGACCTCCGCCGGGCTACGGCTACCAGCAGCAGGGCATGCCGGGCCCGCCGCCCGGTTACGGCCAGGACCCGATGCGGCTGCGCCCGCCGATGCCCGCGGGTGGCGCGGGCGCGTTCCACCAGCCGAAGAGCGGCGGCGGCAAGAAGTGGATCTTCCTCGTGCTGGGCCTGGTCGTGGTCGCCGGCCTGGTCGTCGGCGCGATCCTCTTCTTCGGCAGTGGTGACAGCGGTGGTGGCGGCAGCCAGACCACGGCCCCGAACATCCCGGTCGGCCCGGGTGACTCGCAGAGCAACGCCCCCTCTTCGCTGAAGGCGCCCCCGACGTCGATCACCATCAAGCCGAGCTCCTGA